One Triplophysa rosa linkage group LG21, Trosa_1v2, whole genome shotgun sequence DNA segment encodes these proteins:
- the ints11 gene encoding integrator complex subunit 11, with amino-acid sequence MPEIKVTPLGAGQDVGRSCILVSIGGKNIMLDCGMHMGYNDDRRFPDFSYITQNGRLTEFLDCVIISHFHLDHCGALPYMSEMVGYDGPIYMTHPTKAICPILLEDFRKITVDKKGETNFFTAQMIKDCMKKVVPLNLHQTVQVDEELEIKAYYAGHVLGAAMVQIKVGLESVVYTGDYNMTPDRHLGAAWIDKCRPDILISESTYATTIRDSKRCRERDFLKKVHETVERGGKVLIPVFALGRAQELCILLETFWERMNLKAPIYFSTGLTEKANHYYKLFITWTNQKIRKTFVQRNMFEFKHIKAFDRAYADNPGPMVVFATPGMLHAGQSLHIFKKWAGNEKNMVIMPGYCVQGTVGHKILNGQKKLEMEGRSTLDVKLQVEYMSFSAHADAKGIMQLIRMAEPRNMLLVHGEAKKMEFLKDKIEQEFDISCFMPANGETTTVVTNPNVPVDISLNLLKREMALGGPLPDSKRPRTMHGTLIMKDNSLRLVSPEQALKELGLSEHQLRFTCRVQLHDSHSDSDTLGRIYTYLKSALKNYGVQHLPDSTVIVESIVIKVTSSPEEPNLKVILLSWSYQDEELGSFLSTLLKKGLPS; translated from the exons ATGCCTGAGATTAAAGTCACACCTTTAG GTGCTGGTCAGGATGTCGGGCGCAGCTGCATTCTGGTCTCTATCGGAGGGAAAAACATCATGCTTGACTGTGGGATGCACATGGGCTACAATGATGAT AGACGTTTTCCGGATTTCAGTTACATTACCCAAAATGGTCGCCTCACCGAGTTCTTAGACTGTGTCATCATAAG TCATTTCCATCTGGATCACTGCGGTGCTCTGCCCTACATGAGTGAGATGGTGGGTTACGACGGGCCCATTTACATGACCCACCCTACCAAAGCCATCTGCCCCATTCTGCTGGAGGACTTCAGAAAGATCACGGTGGACaaaaagggggagacaaacttTTTCACCGCACAGATGATCAAAGACTGCATGAAGAAGGTTGTGCCTTTGAACCTCCATCAAACGGTTCAG GTGGATGAAGAGCTTGAGATCAAAGCTTACTATGCCGGTCACGTACTGGGAGCGGCCATGGTCCAAATCAAAGTTGGCTTAGAATCTGTCGTCTACACA GGGGATTACAACATGACACCAGACCGTCATTTGGG aGCTGCTTGGATCGATAAATGTCGACCGGATATTTTGATATCCGAGTCCACATATGCCACCACGATCAGAGACTCGAAACGCTGCAGGGAGAGAGATTTCTTAAAGAAAGTTCATGAGACGGTGGAAAGAGGAGGGAAG GTCTTGATTCCCGTGTTTGCTCTGGGAAGAGCTCAAGAACTCTGCATCCTGTTGGAAACGTTCTG GGAGAGAATGAATCTGAAAGCCCCCATATATTTCTCCACGGGCCTGACTGAGAAAGCCAACCACTACTACAAGCTTTTCATCACCTGGACCAATCAGAAGATTCGCAAGACCTTTGTACAGCGAAACATGTTCGAGTTCAAGCACATCAAAGCTTTTGATCGGGCCTACGCAGATAACCCTGGGCCAATG GTTGTGTTTGCCACTCCTGGAATGTTGCATGCTGGGCAATCcttacatatatttaagaaatggGCTGGCAATGAAAAGAACATG GTCATCATGCCGGGTTATTGTGTGCAAGGAACTGTGGGACACAAAATCCTGAATGGGCAGAAGAAACTGGAGATGGAGGGAAGATCAACG CTGGACGTGAAGCTGCAGGTGGAGTACATGTCATTCAGCGCTCACGCAGACGCTAAAGGCATCATGCAGCTGATCCGCATGGCCGAACCGCGTAACATGCTGCTGGTGCACGGAGAGGCCAAGAAAATGGAGTTCCTCAAGGACAAGATCGAACAGGAATTCG ATATCAGTTGCTTTATGCCAGCCAATGGAGAGACGACGACCGTCGTGACGAACCCCAACGTCCCAGTGGACATCTCGCTCAACCTGCTCAAGAGAGAAATGGCTCTTGGAG GTCCATTGCCGGATTCTAAAAGGCCTCGCACCATGCACGGCACGTTAATAATGAAAGACAAT aGTCTGCGGCTGGTTTCACCAGAACAGGCTCTCAAAGAGCTCGGCCTCAGTGAACATCAACTGCGCTTTACCTGCCGCGTCCAGCTGCACGACTCCCACAGCGACAGCGACACGCTCGGGCGCATTTACACATATCTCAAGAG CGCATTGAAAAATTACGGCGTCCAGCACCTGCCTGACAGTACCGTTATCGTGGAGTCCATTGTTATTAAAGTGACCTCATCGCCTGAGGAGCCAAACCTCAAAGTCATCCTGCTCTCCTGGAGTTATCAG GATGAAGAATTGGGCAGTTTTTTGTCAACGCTGTTGAAGAAGGGTTTGCCTTCGTGA
- the LOC130545552 gene encoding lysophosphatidic acid receptor 4 produces the protein MDPPSTASNHTTEEFLTFQYRLFTPVYTLVLVFGLLGNLGALYYFVCKIKQKSPSNVYIINLAVADTLFLCTLPFRIHYHVNDSVWVFKDAMCRITGTIHFANIYISFTFMTCICVDRYIATVHPHTYLQLRNKALSTKVSAGVWLISGAFMLAVMLECPGVTEDMRCFENFTSEQWEHLAPYSTVSLIFGSLLPSVVILVCYPIVARRIARINNCTARGARRVIYAILAITVLCFLPYHIVHLVYLVSRTVLLTEKFWIARRVTMALISLNSLLDPLLYYFATGHYRWRLKRVRFKKKKGVYSISNDL, from the coding sequence ATGGACCCCCCTTCAACCGCCTCAAACCACACCACGGAGGAATTTCTGACTTTCCAGTACCGTCTTTTCACACCAGTGTACACCCTGGTGTTGGTTTTCGGGTTGCTTGGAAATCTGGGAGCTTTGTATTACTTcgtatgtaaaataaaacagaagtCTCCCTCCAACGTGTACATCATTAACCTGGCCGTGGCCGACACGCTCTTTCTGTGCACCTTGCCGTTTCGCATCCACTACCACGTCAACGACAGCGTATGGGTGTTTAAAGACGCCATGTGCCGCATCACAGGCACAATTCACTTCGCCAACATCTACATCAGCTTCACCTTCATGACCTGCATCTGCGTGGACCGCTACATCGCCACCGTGCACCCTCATACCTACCTGCAGCTTCGCAACAAAGCTCTCTCCACAAAGGTGAGCGCCGGCGTTTGGTTGATCTCCGGGGCGTTCATGTTGGCAGTCATGCTGGAGTGCCCGGGGGTCACTGAAGATATGAGGTGCTTCGAGAACTTTACTTCAGAACAGTGGGAGCACTTGGCACCATACAGCACAGTAAGTCTCATTTTTGGATCTCTCCTTCCCTCCGTGGTCATACTGGTGTGTTACCCCATCGTGGCACGCAGAATCGCCCGGATTAACAACTGCACCGCCCGTGGGGCACGGAGGGTCATCTATGCGATCCTGGCCATCACGGTTCTCTGTTTCCTCCCTTATCATATTGTGCATTTAGTGTATCTAGTGTCACGCACTGTATTGCTCACGGAGAAGTTCTGGATCGCCCGGAGGGTCACCATGGCTCTGATCAGCCTCAACAGCCTCCTGGACCCGCTGTTGTATTATTTTGCAACTGGACACTACAGGTGGAGACTCAAAAGAGTGAGGTTTAAGAAGAAAAAGGGAGTGTATTCAATTTCGAATGATCTTTGA